In Rhodospirillaceae bacterium, the following proteins share a genomic window:
- a CDS encoding cyclic nucleotide-binding domain-containing protein, which yields MSLNEEVEILRNIPMFANIESSKLKLLAFTSERHAYNEGEYLFHEGDEGDSAYIIVEGEADVIIETDDGPLTVAHFRKNALIGEIAILTDVPRTATVKATTRLDAMVISKELFFRLVMEFPQIAVEIMRELAKRLEATNARIRELSAA from the coding sequence GTGAGCCTGAACGAAGAAGTCGAGATTCTGCGCAACATTCCGATGTTCGCCAATATCGAATCGTCCAAACTGAAGCTCCTGGCCTTCACGAGCGAGCGTCACGCCTACAACGAAGGCGAATACCTGTTCCACGAGGGCGACGAAGGCGACAGCGCCTACATCATCGTGGAGGGCGAGGCCGACGTGATCATCGAGACCGACGACGGCCCGCTGACCGTGGCGCATTTCCGCAAGAACGCGCTGATCGGCGAAATCGCCATCCTGACCGACGTGCCGCGCACGGCGACGGTGAAGGCGACGACCCGGCTCGACGCGATGGTGATCTCAAAAGAGCTGTTTTTCCGCCTCGTCATGGAGTTTCCGCAGATCGCGGTGGAAATCATGCGCGAACTGGCCAAGCGTCTGGAGGCGACCAACGCCCGGATCCGGGAGCTGAGCGCTGCCTGA
- a CDS encoding ABC transporter transmembrane domain-containing protein, protein MADSATAGAGAGRLPGRETPGYQPNVPLEPSIFRFIMKYSKRQQLVVLALTVVSWPIIYLTLELPKAIIDQAIGAKGGWARDVLGAEMEQITFLMALSFGFLFFVILSGGVKYVLNVYAGRLGEQMLRRLRYMLYSRILRFPLPHFKKVSQGEIIPMITAEVEPVGGYVGTATSTPLYFGGLLLVYLGFIFAQDVFLGLAATALYPLQIYIVPKLQKRVIALGKARVREVRGLADNIGESIAGIAEIHANDASLFERAGIARRLDRIYTIRYEIFRRKFAIKFLNSFMAQLTPFFFYAIGGYLVIAGDMTIGALTAVLAAYKDLSSPWKELLNYYQLQADIKVKYEAVVEQFDPPGLFDESLQLTDEAGPEAMGRTLEAAGLAYSEDGQSKTVDGVTFSVDLGKHTAIVGSGSSGRDELVLLLARLVKGTGGRVDLAGRHLDDLPEPFTGRRMSFAGPVPYLFSTDLRANLDYGLRYRPLRPTAETESARSQRNRYVRDAHAAANIDADPEADWVDYAAAGVSDRETLDRKCVDMLRLVDLGDDLYQFGLRGTIDPSERPDLAEAMLAARAALRARLDETQQSALVEPFDRTRYNTNATLAENLLFGTPAGAVFDIERLAEHPFVRQVIHEADLADTLLEVGRQLTETMVEIFADLPPGHAFFDQFSFFGSEEMPEYQQLLARTAGQTAADMREEDRFRLRSLPFKLIPARHRLGLLNDEIQAKALKAREIFAATLPDTLRGEVEFFDPDRYNRAATLQDNILFGKVSYGEANAAGKLSAMIGEVLDSLSLRDAVMVAGLAHSVGVAGARLSAAQRQKVNMARGLIKRPDLFVVNEGISNLDGAAQRRVLDAVLGEMKGRGVIWSLHRPGFARNFDHVIVMKSGRVVEQGSFAELDREGSTLRELLESE, encoded by the coding sequence ATGGCGGATTCTGCGACCGCAGGCGCTGGCGCCGGCCGGCTACCGGGGCGCGAGACCCCCGGCTATCAGCCGAACGTGCCGCTGGAGCCGAGCATCTTCCGCTTCATCATGAAGTACAGCAAGCGGCAGCAGCTTGTTGTGCTTGCCCTGACCGTCGTTTCCTGGCCGATCATCTATCTGACACTGGAGTTGCCGAAAGCGATCATCGACCAGGCGATCGGGGCGAAAGGAGGCTGGGCGCGCGACGTTCTGGGCGCCGAAATGGAGCAGATCACCTTCCTGATGGCGCTCAGCTTCGGCTTCCTGTTCTTCGTCATCCTCAGCGGCGGCGTGAAATACGTGCTGAACGTCTACGCCGGCCGGCTGGGCGAGCAGATGCTCCGCCGCCTGCGCTACATGCTGTACTCGCGCATCCTTCGGTTTCCGCTGCCCCATTTCAAGAAAGTTTCCCAGGGCGAGATCATTCCGATGATCACCGCCGAGGTGGAGCCCGTCGGCGGCTATGTCGGCACGGCGACGTCGACGCCGCTGTATTTTGGCGGCCTGCTGCTGGTCTATCTGGGATTCATCTTTGCCCAGGACGTCTTTCTCGGCCTCGCCGCGACGGCGCTCTATCCGCTCCAGATCTACATCGTTCCAAAGCTGCAGAAGCGGGTCATCGCGCTCGGCAAGGCGCGGGTGCGGGAAGTGCGCGGCCTTGCCGACAATATCGGCGAATCGATCGCCGGCATTGCCGAAATCCATGCCAACGACGCCTCGCTCTTCGAGCGCGCCGGCATCGCCCGCCGGCTCGATCGCATCTACACAATCCGGTACGAAATTTTCCGCCGCAAGTTCGCCATCAAGTTCCTGAACAGCTTCATGGCGCAACTCACGCCGTTCTTCTTCTATGCGATCGGCGGCTACCTGGTGATAGCCGGCGACATGACCATCGGCGCGCTGACCGCCGTGCTGGCGGCGTACAAGGACCTCAGTTCGCCGTGGAAGGAACTGCTGAACTATTACCAGCTCCAGGCCGACATCAAGGTGAAGTATGAAGCGGTGGTCGAGCAGTTCGATCCGCCCGGCCTGTTCGACGAGTCCCTGCAGCTGACCGACGAAGCCGGCCCGGAGGCGATGGGCCGGACCCTCGAGGCTGCCGGCCTTGCTTATTCCGAAGACGGCCAGTCGAAAACCGTCGACGGCGTCACCTTCTCGGTCGATCTCGGCAAGCATACGGCGATCGTCGGCAGCGGCAGCAGCGGCCGGGACGAACTGGTGTTGCTGCTCGCCCGGCTGGTGAAAGGAACGGGCGGTCGCGTCGATCTGGCCGGCCGGCACCTGGACGATCTGCCCGAGCCCTTTACCGGCCGGAGGATGTCGTTCGCCGGACCGGTGCCCTATCTGTTCTCGACCGACCTGCGCGCAAATCTCGACTATGGCCTGCGCTACAGGCCGCTCCGGCCGACGGCCGAGACGGAGTCCGCCCGTTCGCAGCGCAACCGCTATGTCCGCGATGCGCATGCGGCAGCGAACATCGATGCCGATCCCGAGGCGGACTGGGTGGACTACGCCGCCGCCGGCGTTTCCGATCGCGAGACGCTGGACCGGAAATGCGTGGACATGCTGCGATTGGTCGATCTGGGCGACGACCTGTACCAGTTCGGCCTGCGCGGGACGATCGATCCGTCGGAGCGGCCCGATCTGGCCGAAGCGATGCTTGCGGCCCGGGCGGCCCTGCGTGCCAGACTGGACGAGACGCAACAGTCGGCTCTGGTCGAGCCGTTCGACCGGACACGCTACAACACCAATGCAACCCTTGCGGAAAACCTGCTGTTCGGCACACCGGCGGGCGCGGTTTTCGATATCGAGCGGCTGGCCGAGCATCCGTTTGTCCGGCAGGTGATCCACGAAGCGGATCTTGCCGACACGCTGCTCGAGGTCGGCCGGCAGCTCACCGAAACCATGGTGGAGATTTTTGCCGACCTGCCGCCGGGCCACGCCTTCTTCGACCAGTTCAGCTTCTTCGGCTCCGAAGAGATGCCGGAATACCAGCAGCTCCTCGCCAGAACGGCCGGGCAAACCGCGGCGGACATGCGCGAGGAAGACCGGTTCCGCCTGCGTTCGCTGCCGTTCAAGCTGATTCCCGCCCGTCATCGCCTGGGTCTGCTGAACGACGAAATCCAGGCCAAGGCACTGAAAGCGCGGGAAATCTTCGCCGCGACCCTGCCGGACACGCTGCGCGGCGAAGTCGAGTTCTTCGACCCCGACCGGTACAACCGGGCGGCGACCCTGCAGGACAACATCCTGTTCGGCAAGGTGTCCTACGGCGAAGCCAACGCCGCCGGCAAGCTGAGCGCCATGATCGGGGAGGTGCTCGATTCCCTGTCGCTCCGCGACGCCGTGATGGTGGCGGGGCTGGCCCACTCCGTGGGCGTAGCCGGCGCCCGGCTGTCGGCGGCCCAGCGGCAGAAGGTCAATATGGCTCGCGGCCTGATCAAGCGGCCCGACCTTTTCGTCGTCAACGAAGGCATCAGCAATCTCGACGGCGCCGCCCAGCGCCGCGTGCTCGACGCCGTTCTCGGCGAGATGAAGGGCCGTGGTGTGATCTGGTCGCTGCACAGGCCCGGCTTCGCGCGAAACTTCGACCATGTCATCGTGATGAAGAGCGGCCGGGTCGTCGAGCAGGGCAGTTTCGCCGAGCTCGACAGGGAGGGTTCGACGCTGCGGGAACTGCTGGAATCGGAATAG
- a CDS encoding glycosyltransferase — MAADKTARAECSPALREAGASESLPADALGDGFRILIYSHDSFGLGHLRRCRAIAHALVEHRSNLSVLILSGSPIIGSFDFRSRVDFVRVPGVIKLRNGEYTALNLHIGLQQTLAIRESIIRHTAEVFAPHMFLVDKEPLGLRGEIEETLAFLKERRTPLVLGLRDVIDEPELLQPEWERKNAVPALSKYYDSIWVYGLPQICDPLAGLRVPKSVRRKMVYTGYLHRDLPTGGPADPSQLEDPYILVTPGGGGDGEALVDWVLRVYEQRRTMPLRAVIVTGPFMQADKQAEFQQRAAALHDVSVTTFDAAFEHLISGAEAVVAMGGYNTFCEVLSFDKRALLVPRTVPRREQFIRACQAQEAGLLTMLEDDGVRDVDRMATALRQLPQQNRPSDVIVPGLLDGLDNVNRLVGRIMDTGPRHVLPGAVKAA; from the coding sequence ATGGCGGCAGACAAGACAGCGCGAGCCGAGTGCAGTCCGGCCCTCCGGGAGGCCGGGGCTTCCGAAAGCCTGCCGGCGGACGCGCTCGGAGACGGTTTCCGCATCCTGATCTACAGCCATGACAGTTTCGGCCTCGGGCATCTGCGCCGCTGCCGCGCCATCGCCCACGCGCTGGTCGAGCATCGCAGCAACCTTTCGGTCCTGATCCTATCCGGATCGCCGATCATCGGCAGTTTCGATTTCCGTTCGCGCGTCGATTTCGTGCGGGTTCCCGGCGTCATCAAGCTGCGCAACGGCGAATATACCGCGCTGAACCTCCATATCGGCCTGCAGCAGACCCTGGCGATCCGCGAGTCGATCATCCGGCACACCGCCGAAGTTTTCGCACCGCACATGTTTCTGGTCGACAAGGAGCCGCTGGGCCTGCGCGGCGAGATCGAGGAAACGCTGGCCTTTCTCAAGGAACGCCGCACGCCCCTGGTCCTCGGACTGCGCGACGTTATCGACGAACCGGAACTGCTGCAGCCGGAATGGGAACGCAAGAACGCCGTCCCCGCCCTCTCGAAATACTACGATTCGATCTGGGTTTACGGCCTGCCGCAGATCTGCGACCCGCTCGCCGGGCTGCGGGTGCCGAAATCCGTTCGGCGCAAGATGGTCTATACCGGCTATCTGCATCGGGACCTTCCGACCGGCGGACCCGCAGACCCGTCGCAACTCGAAGATCCGTACATCCTGGTGACGCCCGGTGGCGGCGGCGACGGCGAAGCGCTGGTCGATTGGGTGCTGCGCGTCTACGAACAGCGCCGGACCATGCCGTTGCGCGCCGTCATCGTGACCGGTCCGTTCATGCAAGCCGACAAGCAGGCCGAATTCCAGCAGCGCGCCGCCGCCCTGCACGATGTCAGCGTCACGACCTTCGATGCGGCGTTCGAGCATCTCATTTCGGGCGCCGAAGCGGTTGTTGCGATGGGCGGCTACAACACTTTTTGCGAGGTTCTGTCGTTCGACAAGCGGGCCTTGCTGGTGCCGCGGACCGTGCCGCGCCGCGAACAGTTCATTCGCGCCTGCCAGGCCCAGGAGGCCGGCCTCCTGACCATGCTGGAAGACGACGGGGTCCGCGACGTTGACCGGATGGCGACGGCGTTACGGCAACTGCCGCAGCAGAACCGGCCCTCGGATGTGATCGTCCCGGGGCTGCTGGACGGTCTTGACAATGTCAACCGGCTGGTCGGGCGGATCATGGACACCGGGCCCCGCCACGTCCTGCCGGGCGCCGTGAAGGCCGCCTGA
- a CDS encoding glycosyltransferase family 4 protein — MTATTRPPGAPGPTGPIVFVLKGYPRLSETFIAQEILALERLGLDIRLFSLRYPTETRRHPVHDEIAAPVTYLPEYLHREPRRVMAAWRRARRLPGYDRAVRVWRRDLWRDRTRNRVRRFGQAVVLAAELPDDVRRLHAHFLHTPSSVARYAATMTGLPWSAAAHAKDIWTIPDWEKREKLADLDWLVTCTRYGWAHLRDLAPHPDKVSLVYHGLDLRRFSPGGGTPSNRDGSDPNDPVRLLSVGRAVEKKGFPVLIEALASLPRTLHWRWTLIGDGPLLAGLRKLAAQQGIADRIDWRGALDQQAVLEAYRSADLFVLPSRIGSDGDRDGLPNVLLEAQSQGLCCLSTSLSGIGELIDHLKTGYLVEPGKASALRDALPDLIRDPERRRRYGAGGEERVRSGFDAELTVRALHDRFIGRSTQPAKDGR; from the coding sequence TTGACGGCAACGACGAGACCGCCAGGCGCACCCGGTCCGACCGGGCCGATTGTTTTCGTCCTCAAGGGCTATCCGCGCCTGTCGGAAACCTTTATTGCCCAGGAAATCCTTGCGCTGGAAAGGCTTGGGCTGGATATCCGCCTGTTTTCGCTGCGCTATCCGACCGAGACGCGGCGCCATCCGGTTCATGACGAGATTGCCGCGCCGGTCACCTATCTGCCGGAATACCTGCATCGGGAACCGCGCCGGGTTATGGCCGCCTGGCGCCGCGCACGACGCCTGCCGGGCTATGACCGGGCCGTTCGCGTGTGGCGGCGCGATCTTTGGCGCGACCGGACGCGCAACCGGGTGCGCCGCTTCGGGCAGGCTGTGGTCTTGGCGGCCGAACTGCCGGACGACGTCAGGCGGCTGCACGCCCATTTCCTGCATACGCCGTCGTCGGTCGCCCGCTATGCCGCCACCATGACCGGCCTGCCGTGGAGCGCCGCGGCGCACGCCAAGGACATCTGGACGATCCCGGACTGGGAAAAGCGGGAAAAACTGGCCGACCTGGACTGGCTGGTGACCTGCACCCGGTACGGCTGGGCGCATTTGCGCGACCTCGCCCCCCATCCGGACAAGGTCAGCCTCGTCTACCACGGCCTCGATCTGCGACGGTTTTCGCCCGGCGGCGGAACGCCTTCGAACCGGGACGGCTCGGACCCGAACGATCCGGTCCGGCTCCTGTCGGTCGGGCGCGCTGTCGAGAAAAAGGGGTTTCCGGTCCTGATCGAAGCCCTGGCCTCGCTGCCCCGGACGCTCCACTGGCGCTGGACGCTGATCGGCGACGGCCCGCTGCTTGCCGGCCTTCGGAAGCTGGCGGCGCAGCAGGGCATCGCCGACCGGATCGACTGGCGCGGCGCCCTTGACCAGCAGGCCGTGCTGGAGGCCTACCGCTCGGCGGACCTGTTCGTGCTGCCCAGCCGGATCGGCAGCGACGGCGACCGGGACGGGCTGCCCAACGTGCTGCTGGAAGCGCAGAGCCAGGGCCTGTGTTGCCTGTCAACGAGCCTGTCGGGCATTGGAGAATTGATCGATCATTTAAAAACAGGATATCTGGTCGAGCCGGGCAAGGCCTCAGCGCTGCGTGATGCCTTGCCGGACCTGATCCGCGATCCGGAACGCCGCCGTCGTTATGGCGCGGGGGGCGAAGAGCGGGTCCGGTCCGGATTCGATGCTGAACTGACCGTCCGGGCGCTGCATGACCGGTTCATCGGACGCAGCACGCAGCCGGCGAAAGACGGCCGGTGA
- a CDS encoding glycosyltransferase family 4 protein, whose amino-acid sequence MNIAFYAPMKPPDAARPSGDRTIARMLLRALAEAGHDATVASRVRSYIAEPPDRKRFRTLQRQADDEVRRLIDEWGRNPPDLWFTYHLFHKAPDLIGPPACRAAGLPYVVAEASFAPKRATGPWAGGHERVRDAIGQADHVFFLNPDDEACVLPLLKPRATSSRLPPVVCIQETLEPDRRREERRRLAAEWTLPPEAVWAVAVGMMRPGDKLVSYRRLAQAWANLAEDGAHLLVVGDGESDTEVRHLFSDCAAQVSFLGMLQPANLNSVYRAADLFVWPGIQEAVGMATLEAMAAGLPVAVGPWGSVAQEIEPGVTGLVARTGDELAQAARRLIASPELRRNLGAAARAHVLRRHSLPLAAKTLTAVFEDVAGRTR is encoded by the coding sequence GTGAATATCGCCTTCTATGCGCCGATGAAGCCGCCCGACGCGGCCCGCCCCTCCGGCGACCGCACGATCGCCCGCATGCTGTTGCGGGCCTTGGCGGAAGCGGGTCACGATGCGACGGTCGCCTCCAGAGTGCGCAGCTATATTGCGGAGCCGCCGGACCGGAAGCGCTTCAGGACTCTCCAGCGGCAGGCCGACGACGAAGTTCGGCGGCTGATCGACGAATGGGGGCGCAATCCGCCCGATCTCTGGTTCACTTATCACCTGTTCCACAAGGCGCCGGATCTGATCGGCCCACCGGCCTGCCGGGCAGCCGGCCTGCCCTATGTCGTCGCCGAGGCCAGCTTTGCGCCGAAGCGGGCAACCGGGCCTTGGGCCGGCGGCCATGAGCGCGTGCGCGACGCGATCGGGCAGGCCGACCATGTGTTCTTTCTCAATCCGGATGACGAAGCGTGCGTTCTGCCGCTCTTGAAGCCCCGGGCAACCAGTTCCCGCTTGCCGCCGGTGGTTTGTATACAGGAAACGCTTGAACCGGACCGGCGCCGCGAAGAGCGCCGCCGCCTGGCGGCCGAATGGACTCTTCCGCCGGAGGCGGTCTGGGCCGTTGCGGTCGGCATGATGCGGCCGGGCGACAAACTCGTTTCCTACAGACGTTTGGCGCAGGCTTGGGCGAACCTGGCGGAAGACGGCGCGCATCTCCTGGTCGTCGGCGACGGCGAGTCAGACACCGAAGTTCGACACTTGTTTTCCGACTGCGCGGCCCAGGTCAGCTTCCTCGGCATGTTGCAACCGGCCAATCTGAATTCTGTATACAGAGCAGCCGATCTCTTCGTTTGGCCGGGTATACAAGAGGCAGTCGGCATGGCGACGCTGGAAGCCATGGCCGCCGGACTGCCGGTGGCGGTCGGCCCCTGGGGATCGGTGGCGCAGGAAATCGAGCCGGGCGTGACAGGGCTCGTCGCGCGGACCGGCGACGAGCTCGCGCAAGCGGCGCGGCGCCTGATCGCGAGCCCGGAGCTGCGCCGGAACCTGGGCGCGGCGGCGCGGGCCCACGTTCTTCGCCGGCACAGTCTGCCGCTGGCGGCGAAGACGCTGACCGCGGTGTTCGAGGACGTGGCGGGCCGCACCCGATGA
- a CDS encoding histidine phosphatase family protein: MTRILFLRHGPTDWNTEGRVQGQTDVPLSDAGRKSVQGWRLPPFAVNWEWYASPLRRAVETATLLGADPARLHLDNRLKEIDWGDWEGAILQELRAEQGEAMRRIEARGLDMAPPNGESPRQLTKRLAEWLVEAAARRRDICAVCHAGVLRGAYTLATGWDMRRAAPLERGHAWAHLYGLGPDGALTPETLNIRLADREPPSGYDR; this comes from the coding sequence ATGACAAGAATTCTGTTCCTGCGGCACGGGCCGACCGACTGGAACACCGAAGGACGGGTCCAGGGACAAACCGACGTGCCCCTGAGCGACGCCGGCCGGAAGTCCGTGCAGGGCTGGCGGCTGCCGCCCTTTGCGGTGAACTGGGAGTGGTACGCCAGCCCGCTGCGCCGGGCGGTCGAGACGGCGACGCTGTTGGGCGCCGATCCCGCGCGCCTGCATCTCGACAACCGCCTCAAGGAAATCGACTGGGGCGATTGGGAAGGAGCGATCCTTCAAGAACTGAGGGCCGAACAGGGCGAGGCCATGCGGCGGATTGAGGCGCGCGGCCTCGACATGGCGCCGCCCAACGGCGAATCGCCCCGCCAGTTGACCAAACGGCTGGCCGAATGGCTGGTGGAAGCGGCGGCGCGGCGGCGGGATATCTGTGCCGTCTGCCACGCCGGTGTCCTGCGCGGCGCCTATACGCTGGCGACCGGCTGGGACATGCGCCGCGCCGCGCCGCTCGAAAGGGGTCACGCCTGGGCCCATCTCTACGGCCTGGGGCCGGACGGCGCGCTGACGCCCGAGACGCTCAATATCCGCCTTGCCGATCGGGAACCGCCGTCCGGCTATGACCGCTGA
- a CDS encoding glycosyltransferase, with protein MTAEAPPAILFWVQHLLGVGHFARTAALAGSAAANGYAAHIASGGASVPEARTGGAELHPLAALRAGDESFGRLVNARGDPAGDADWRERSDRLAAIVSKIRPQLIVLEHYPFGRRAFGREIAALLDRARAQGAVRVAVSVRDILVGRKAERWVEAAEFIERHVDRVFVHGDPAFVAFDETFPLARRIEPKLHYTGYVDPHPAEAAAPAEPEILVSSGGGRVGSALRRAALALGGGPDGEPIRIRAGPSVPAHALAALTASAGPRITVERNRPDFRARLAGCACSVSQAGYNTVVDILKTGAPSVLVPFDASGETEQMRRARRLEEIGRAVVVPEAELTPARLRIAIAAARALPRRPVEIRLDGAEAFARALSGLLAGSA; from the coding sequence ATGACCGCTGAAGCGCCGCCCGCCATCCTGTTCTGGGTCCAGCATCTGCTCGGCGTCGGCCACTTCGCGCGGACTGCGGCGCTGGCCGGAAGCGCCGCTGCCAACGGCTACGCCGCCCATATTGCGAGCGGCGGCGCAAGCGTTCCGGAAGCGCGGACAGGCGGCGCAGAGCTTCATCCGCTTGCGGCGCTGCGCGCCGGCGATGAATCGTTCGGCCGCCTAGTCAACGCGCGGGGCGACCCGGCCGGCGATGCGGACTGGCGGGAACGCAGCGACCGGCTCGCGGCCATTGTCTCAAAAATCCGGCCGCAGCTTATCGTCCTGGAGCACTATCCCTTCGGGCGCCGCGCCTTCGGGCGGGAAATTGCAGCCCTGCTTGACCGCGCGCGGGCGCAGGGCGCCGTCAGGGTCGCGGTCTCCGTGCGGGATATCCTGGTCGGCCGCAAGGCGGAACGGTGGGTCGAGGCCGCCGAATTCATCGAGCGCCACGTCGACCGCGTGTTCGTCCATGGCGACCCGGCCTTCGTCGCGTTCGACGAGACCTTCCCCCTGGCGCGCCGGATCGAGCCGAAACTTCACTATACCGGCTATGTCGATCCGCACCCGGCGGAAGCGGCAGCCCCGGCGGAACCGGAGATCCTGGTGAGCAGCGGCGGCGGTCGCGTCGGCTCCGCCCTGCGCCGCGCGGCGCTGGCCCTCGGCGGCGGGCCGGACGGCGAACCGATCCGGATCCGGGCGGGGCCGTCCGTTCCGGCGCATGCCCTCGCTGCGCTAACGGCCTCGGCCGGACCGCGGATAACGGTGGAGCGCAACAGGCCCGATTTCCGCGCGCGCCTGGCCGGTTGCGCCTGTTCGGTCTCCCAGGCGGGATACAATACCGTTGTCGACATCCTGAAGACCGGCGCTCCCTCGGTCCTGGTGCCGTTCGACGCGAGCGGCGAAACCGAACAGATGCGCCGCGCCCGCCGGCTCGAGGAAATCGGCCGGGCGGTCGTCGTGCCGGAAGCCGAACTGACACCGGCGCGATTGCGGATCGCGATCGCCGCCGCGCGGGCACTGCCGCGCAGGCCCGTCGAAATCCGGCTGGACGGCGCGGAAGCGTTTGCGCGCGCGCTCTCTGGCCTGCTTGCGGGTTCCGCATGA
- a CDS encoding polysaccharide deacetylase family protein, whose amino-acid sequence MTGWDALRRELDLWAARGEAPALWWRDDDAVEPSAALERTMALAEAVAVPLALAVIPAANRLTAADLSGPVTAVQHGYAHRNHAGPKAKKCELGAERRADHVIAELMTGRYVLEQSFGDSFRPVLVPPWNRLGAHLPAMLPELGYIGLSRFGTRDRPAIGAMRIVNAHVDIIDWQGSRGFVGTETALARTVGHLRARRESAADPAEATGLLTHHRVHDAGCWDFLENLFAVTAGSGLAKWRSATSLF is encoded by the coding sequence ATGACCGGCTGGGACGCGCTCCGCCGCGAACTCGACCTGTGGGCCGCGCGCGGCGAGGCGCCGGCGCTGTGGTGGCGCGACGACGATGCGGTCGAGCCGTCGGCGGCCCTTGAGCGGACGATGGCGCTCGCCGAGGCAGTTGCGGTGCCGCTCGCGCTGGCAGTCATACCCGCGGCAAACCGGCTTACCGCGGCGGATCTGAGCGGCCCGGTCACGGCGGTGCAGCACGGCTATGCGCACCGGAACCATGCCGGGCCGAAGGCGAAGAAGTGCGAACTGGGCGCCGAACGCCGCGCCGATCATGTGATCGCCGAACTGATGACCGGAAGGTATGTGCTGGAACAATCCTTCGGAGATTCCTTCCGGCCGGTCCTTGTGCCGCCCTGGAACCGGCTTGGCGCCCACCTGCCCGCAATGCTGCCGGAACTGGGTTACATCGGCCTCAGCCGGTTCGGCACGCGCGACCGGCCGGCGATCGGCGCCATGCGGATCGTCAACGCCCATGTCGACATCATCGACTGGCAGGGAAGCCGCGGTTTCGTCGGCACCGAAACTGCGCTCGCCCGGACTGTCGGCCACCTGCGGGCGCGCCGCGAAAGCGCGGCCGACCCGGCGGAAGCGACCGGCCTGCTGACCCACCACCGGGTGCACGACGCAGGCTGCTGGGACTTCCTCGAAAACCTGTTCGCAGTAACGGCCGGTAGCGGCCTCGCCAAGTGGCGCAGCGCTACGTCGTTGTTCTAG